In Zingiber officinale cultivar Zhangliang chromosome 3B, Zo_v1.1, whole genome shotgun sequence, a single window of DNA contains:
- the LOC122054984 gene encoding protein SHORT ROOT IN SALT MEDIUM 1-like — MINCHRQKVGITGDCVHRGVGGLHGVIEEGSVCGVRKVHSVRTCAVAEKLEDPDESEEHSEDPKDPPEEDPEESEEHSEDPKDPPEEDPEESEEHSEDPKDPPEEDPEESEEHSEEPKDPEEDPVESEEDLGECVWDPIENLEAVLPI, encoded by the exons ATGATCAACTGCCACCGGCAGAAGGTAGGCATCACCGGCGATTGTGTCCATCGCGGCGTGGGCGGTTTACACGGTGTGATTGAAGAAGGCAGCGTGTGCGGCGTGCGCAAGGTTCACAGCGTGAGGACGTGTGCAGTGGCGGAGAAATTG gaggatccagatgaatctgaagagcATTCAGAAGATCCTAAAGATcctccagaggaggatccagaagaatCTGAAGAGCATTCAGAAGATCCTAAAGATcctccagaggaggatccagaagaatCTGAAGAGCATTCAGAAGATCCTAAAGATcctccagaggaggatccagaagaatCTGAAGAGCATTCAGAAGAGCCTAAAGATCCAGAGGAAGATCCAgttgaatctgaagaggatctggGAGAGTGTGTGTGGGATCCAATTGAGAACCTTGAAGCTGTCCTGCCt atataa